Below is a window of Rhodamnia argentea isolate NSW1041297 chromosome 11, ASM2092103v1, whole genome shotgun sequence DNA.
CAAACAACCGTTGATAACATATATCCCTTTTAGTGCGGATATAATCTAAATCTAAGAACAGTCGAGACTTAACAGTGACAAATCACCCTTCTCTCCACCATTAAAGAAAACACATCCTTTGACAGTTTCTCTGAACGATTAACCAGAAGAGTTAAGAAACCAAGTGCATGAATTCCATCACTTCATGCAACATCTCCCTTAGCTCCAAAAAGTAAAgcgcaaaaacaaaaaacgtaaagaaaaagggaagaatcTAAACCACACTTACAGGTACAGAGTTTGTCACACTTGCTCTCACAGCTGCAACTGTGACAGACTGGCGATATCGCCTTGTCAAGAGATTTCCACCCGGAAAATCAAAAGACCCTCTATTGCAGCGACAATAAGCGAGGTGAGTACGGGGCCATTCATAGCTTTTGTTAGAAAACGAGTTGACCCCAGAAAGCTGCATGGAGTGGAGAGAGCTTGTGAAAGAAAAAGATCCCATCTTTTCACCAATTTCTCTGCTGTTTATGGAAGGATAACATCAATAGCGTGCTCGACTCAACAACAAAAACCACACCAATCTGTATCGACCCAAAACAGAGGAATTGACGAAACAGAGAGACGTAGGAGGCTCGAGAGGGAGTGGCTATTGAAAATTCAGAGAGAAAACAGAGGAGACTTCAGACGTAAGTTCATGGGGGCTGGGGGGTTCCGTGGAGGAATCAAATGCTGCGCATTTTCCTGAGAAAAGGTTTGAAAATGGATGATGTTAACTGAAGATTGACCGAAAAGGGTCGGTAAAGACGGCAACTTTCACGCGCCAAAAACCAAGGGTCATGTGGGGATTGGAGGCGGTGGCCCGTCACCATAACATGAAGGTGCCAGCTTGTGGGTGGTGGTGACCAAAACATGTGGTGATTGAGGCCTCTGGTTTTCGTTCCCTAGGCCGTTCTCCatcaatttttctctctttattgatGTGTTTttaatttgggttaataccataaaaaattgttaaactaatgcatttataataaatttatatcaaattattttttaatcacaaaaaatttcaaactaatagagttgtgataaatttatctcaagctattattttgaccatcaaaaaccttaaacttgtatacttgtgatagatttactctacactaattttttttatcaagaaaaatcccaaaccgatatgcccgcgataaatttacccttcgtcaaattagattaatatcatgaaaaattctaaaccgatatacatgtgataaacagagggtaaaaatctcaaaccggtacacccgtcaaTTGCCACGTATCATACAACTTAACACTCTaatggttagatttaacgaaaactaacaaagggtaaatttattgcggatgtactagtttggtgTAGaattatcataagtgtaccaatctgagattttttgtggttaaaaaatatagttttggataaatttatcataggtgtattgatttggagttttccGTGATATTgacccttttaattttacctttCACGTAGATTATCATCGTGGACGAAATATTTAGAGATGATTGGTTTTCGGTCCGATCTGGTTTCACTTTAGAATCTGGAATCGAACCGGGAGGATCGATTCTCACTTTTAAGGACCGAGAACCGGATAAACCAAACCGACCGGACCAATCgcttttttttggtgatttatcATTAAATTTTGTTCATTAACGACATATTCACCAAACCACCTCTCGTTAATTGTATCGCGTTATCACTAAACTTGAAATCATACTAATTATTATGCATCGTAAGCAtcttaggtttacatttaaattatatttaggAAAGgttttttaaggaaatattAGTCCGCAAGATTTCCCCCGAACTAAGAATCGACCCGACCGTAActaattccaattttatggaaccggaCCAAACCAGCCGGTTCGTTTCGGTCCGAGCGATTCCCGTTTTAGTTGGTCCATTATGCTTAACCCTAGAAATATTAGGTGCCATGAAAGTAAATCCGATTGTGCTATGAGTCTAGTGTTAACCATCTGTGTTTGATTTTgtctttaaaattttgattattttgactACTCTTACATTCAATTTGGATGAAGCAATAATGAAAGAAACGATGGGGTTGAGATAAGCACGAGAGAATAAATAAGAGAAACGATTTGAATGATAAAGATGTTTGTATGCAAATGAGGGTAAAGAAGTGAAGAAAATTTATTATGATCTAAAATATTATCCTGGGCAAtcttaaaataaattataaagtGCAGGAGGAACAAGAATAATTTTGTTAAGTAAAGCACTAATTTTTACAAATTTCTCAATATTTGGAGAGATTAAGAGGAACTTATAAATAGAATTGATAACATAACATTAGATGATACAAGATTCCCTCCAAATTTCTCCATTACTCAGACTTTAAGTTTATTAGTTTGGCTCTAGCTAATGCTTATGTTCTTGCAATAGACTCTCTAAATGCAACTTTCTCCTCGTTTTGGTCCTCTCTAAACTTCCTATTCATGCTCTGTTAATTTTTACTCGTAATTATTGTTTCTAATTTGTGTTTCCTAGACAGCAACAAGTGCAAGTTTCATctctattttcccttttctatcGGAAAAAAGACTTGTGAAATACTTGTCCAAAGTTCACAAATACATCACAAGAGATCGAGAGCAAAGTAAGGCTCAAAGGGCTTCAGGAGAATTGGACGACCGGTTTTGATGTGCGGCCTCCGACCTCCGGGCTTTTGCAGCCCTGTCCGCGACCTTAGCTAACTCTCCATTTTCCTCTGGCTCTTCCGGATTTGAGAGGTAAGTTTGTTGccttttgagttttcttttccttctccattTGAGTCCATGAGCTAAATGTTATGCATTGGACAAACCGAAGCTTATGATTTTGCTGTGGATATGGTTTTTGCTGGTGGAGGATGATATGTATCTTTGGCTTTCCAAATGTGCCAATTTTCAATTCTGGTGAGTCCTGGACTTGAAATCCTGACATGCAGGGCGGGATCTGACCAAACACCATGTGCCCGAGGGCAAAGTAGAAGCAAAGGCTCAATCGTTTTGGGTTGTCGATGACGCGGGTCAGGAGTATTTCCTTCAACTATTCAACTCCTAAATATGTTATCCCTAGTAGGCAATCCATTTTGGCACATTCCCTACAGGAAAAACCTAATTTTTACATACGGGTCAGCCTTCCAAATCCTTGTCTAGAGAGCTCGAGGGGTCCTGATATGATGGTGAGGCTGCAATCTGACTCTGTTTTTCAAAATCTGCCCTTCCTTAACCTATTATAGCCAGTCTCCGCTGAACACATGCCAAATTGAGTGTTGGTCCATACTATTATGTCCTCCTTCCGATGAGGCTTCAATGGAATTGCAAGAATTTGGCTAGTTAGTTGCTCTTCGAATAGATCATGTGTATTAGATCTGTAATTTTCGGGggtttgtttttgtttgctAGACCCTTATGACTCAACTAGGAAGCCATTTATCTTCTTTGATACAGATCTTTTCCCCGTTTGTAGCTGCCCACCTAAGAAAACAGACAATTCCTACTGAAAAACATCCCACATTTATTCAGATTTATAGCATAAATGCCATTGTCTAGCTTCATACCTTTCTAAAGAGAGTAAGCTAGCATTCCTTTGATCTTTCAagggattcttcttcttcttcatccaggAATGCTATTTTCGAACCTGACCCAAGATTACCTAAACGTTTGTAGAAAGCCGTCGTTTGTGTTGATCTCGACCTCATCTTCCTCCACGATCAGATTTCGAGATGGAAGAAAGACCCACCAGCAAAGGAGAACAGGAAAACCCAACAGTGGATAGCAGAGCTCTTCTGGGAACGAGTTGTGATCATGGAACTTCAGGGGAAGAAACGAGATGGAGTTGATAGATCTTGAAAACCAAATTTCTGGGAACGAGTCATGGTTCAAGAGGAGCTAACCCCATTTTGGGTTAAGAAGAATCTTTTGTTGTATTTTAGGAGCTTGACATAGCCAAACAATCATCAGCTTACTCGGACTTCTCTGCTCCTGTCaacaatcaaacaattttcccatttgtttcccttattttaaacataattcTTTTGCCTTCCCAATAGGAAAATAAAGCTAGATTGCCATAGTTTGTGCTTGTCATATGTTCTTCCAACAACTTTGTGAGATTTGTTTTATACGGATTTCCGAAATTTGTGTAAGAACTCGTTATAACTTTTGCATCAATATAAGGAGGAGTTATGAGTTGACGAAAGGTTTGGAGGACACTGCTTTCTTCAAAAGAAGGGTCGATTAATATTGAAGAGAGCAAGTTTCAACTCATATggattgaaaaatttgaagtgtAGTAATCATATCTAACTTATCTTTATCAGATCCAAAATTTCTAAAGTAGCCAAACCTGAGTAAATTCATGCAAAATTTCGAGTCATTATTGACATGCCATtgtaatttatcaaatatctcGGAACGACCACTAAATAAAGGAGTCTATTCAATGAAAATTAAAGCATTCATTGCCCTAGTGAAATTTTTCGACAtaaaaatgagttttttttttttttttgtaaataaagaagaaattgtTGTGGAAGGAAAGATGTTCGTAATTGGTTTTGTGAgtaagtaaaaaaatttcaagggcATCAATTTTAGTAAAATGAGAAGCACTTTTGGTTAAATCGCGTTTATGAGAGCGAAATCAAGTCATCTTGAAATATCTTAAAAGGGGTGACTGTGTCTGGCTTGATGGTTGTACCTCGTTTTTTAGAATATGTTTGTGTTCACGAAAAGAATAACGGGGGCTATGATAAGGACTTACTATAACAAAAGAACATGGTTTCCATAAACTCGTTATTGATATAGATTCCGAAATTATCACCGAACTTGTTAATCAAAAGAGTATAGCGGATACCACGAGATCAACACTACCTAAAGATATTAGAGGACGCCTAAGCCGTcttttttacttcaaaatttgttatattttccaagaaggaaatcaaacTTGCTGATATGTCCACGGCGAAGCGATTGGATACTAACTTTTACTTGCGGCCTCCTAGAGAAGTATCCCATATTTTGTTCGGAATATTGATTGTAATTAATATTTTCGCtttttaattatgaaaaaaaaagaggagatgtGCTTCGCATGTTtgggcacaaaaaaaaaaaaacataatatgaGGAAAGCAAAAGCTAAGGAAAAAGCAAATTCATGACGtcaccaatcaatttttttcctacGACCCTCGGCATGAAGTTAGCTTCCCCGGCATgactatttctctctctctttgaaaaaggccaaaaaaaaaaatcaaaaaggaaagtgaaacCCACACACATCTAACGGCCCAGATTTGATGGTAGAATCGGATGATGAAAGGaaaccctagagagagagagagagagtatatgaTCCGTCACAGCCTCCGAACGTTACTCCTCTTACAGAGCAGTCTGTGCTGCCCTCTTTTACAATCCAGCCCccctcccatctctctctctctatctcacgcgccgcccgccgccggcgGTTATCTATTACTCCGCCCTCCTCTTTCGTTCCCTCTCCTCTTCTGTTTTTCCATTCTCTACCCCCCCCATcgaacaaaaaacccaaaaagaaaagcctaTTCCTTTTCCCAGGCCTTTCGTCGATCATTTCGCGTGCATTTCTGTTTCCCTAATATCGTTTCCTTTTTATCTGTTCTTCCTAGGGTTTTGCATCGAATAATCGGAGGAGAGGGAAGAAAGAATCTCtgaaaaaaagcacaaaaaaagaaagggtttctcttttgaaggtttcgggaaaaaaaagaaaacgagaaaaaagggagaattttttttactcgGGAGAATGGCGCAGGTTCAGGCTCAGCCTCAGAATGCGATGCCGGGAGTGAACGCGGGGCCGAACCAGTACGCGACGACGTCGCTCTACGTCGGGGATCTGGACTTCAATGTCACTGATTCCCAGCTTTACGATCTGTTCAACCAGGTCGGCCAGGTGGTGTCTGTTCGTGTCTGCAGGGACTTGACCACGCGGCGATCGCTGGGCTATGGTTATGTCAATTACAGCAACCCAATCGATGGTTAGTGCAAATTTGGTTTCTTTTCGTCGCTGGAATGTAATTATTGTCTGTCGATTTGGGGAGTTTCTGGAGTTTAGTGAATCTGTCGTCGGTTTGAGATTCTATTTTTTGCTTGCGTTGTTGCGGAGATTTTTGCCTTGGAAAAATCGACGATTAAGTAGGGTTTTACACCCCACAATACTGGGTGATGTTATTTGGTCTGCCGTTTCCGTTTGCGTTACCATAAGCTCCATAGCTTGACTACATAGTGGCTTATGTACGAGTGCTTAAATAGACTAGGCTGCATCTTTGGGTGTTTTCTTTGACTTGGAAGGTTGTGATGTTAAGATTACTTGATGAACATTTAATGTGTTATGATCAGTTATTTCTCAAATCGCAAGAATAAAATCCTTCCCGCATGGGTTCTGGATTACTTGTTTTGGTTATAGATCGAGATTCGCTGTTTCTGGACCGAGCAATCGTTTGTGGTGTCTTGCCCTGACCTTGGAAAATATATGCGTGCACTGAAGAAATTATTGTCTGTGTTTGTCCTAAGCCTTTTATAATTAAGCTTGTACATGCATTGttcacagtttttttttttaatctttcctttttgttcttgtAGATTGACATTTTCTGTATAATTATGAGGTTTGGACGACAGATTAGGTTCTTCTGTCAGCCGGATAGGAATGACTGGATATTTTATCATGTGTGCTTCCAGTTGAATAAACAGCTACCCTAAGCAATTGAGTTTTTTGCTTTCTGAAAAAccagagtttttttttatgctgttatttttcttgataatcGTTGAATGTACCTCCTGTAACTTGAGGTGGAAGGACCGCTGGTCCTGCGTACCATGGAACTTAATCGTGCCCATTATTGGCTAGTTTATTTTGACCCTTCATGTCATAGATTTTTGTGGTAATCTATTTGGCAGCCGTGCAGGATATCATTAAACATGTTGATGCTATTGGGCGCCATTTGTGATTCAATTGACACCAGAGACTTCTTTCATATCTTGTTATTTCAGTTGGCATTCTTGTGtcctatttttcctctcttttttctctacAATGTGCTAAAAGGAATTCACGACAGCTGCTCGGGCTTTGGAGATGCTGAACTTTACTCCTCTTAATGACAAGCCAATTCGGATAATGTATTCTCAGCGCGATCCTAGCGTCCGTAAAAGTGGAGCTGGAAATATATTCATCAAGGTATACCAATCtgctgtttatttttttatactgGTTTCTCTCTTTCCATCTTTCACGTGTATTTGATTTATGTATTAGCTAGTCAACCATTTTACTTCTATTTTGATACTGTAGAATTTGGACAAGGGAATTGACCAGAAAGCATTGCATGATACATTTTCTGCTTTTGGGAATATCCTCTCTTGCAAAGTTGCTACAGATTCTTCTGGTCAGTCAAAAGGCTATGGCTTTGTACAATATGATAATGAGGAAGCTGCTCAGAAAGCTATAGAGAAGCTGAATGGCATGCTATTGAATGACAAGCAAGTGTATGTGGGACCCTTCCTTCGCAAGCAGGAAAGAGAAAGTGCTAAAGATAGGACAAAATTTAACAATGTGTATGTGAAAAACCTAGCAGAGTCGACAACTGAAGATGAGCTGAAAACAGTTTTTGGAGAATTTGGACCAATTACTAGTGTTGTGGTGATGAGGGATATGGATGGTAAATCCAAatgttttggatttgtgaaCTTTGAGAATGCAGATGATGCTGCTAGATCAGTTGAGGCTCTGAATGGGAAGAAATTTGACGATAAGGAATGGTATGTTGGGAAAGCTCAAAAGAAATCTGAAAGGGAAGTTGAGCTGAAACTTCGATTTGAGCAGAGCATGAAGGAAGCAGCTGATAAACTTCAAGGGGCGAACTTGTATATAAAGAATCTAGATGATACCATAGACGATGACAAGCTTAAGGAGCTGTTCTCTCCATTTGGTACCATTACATCGTGCAAGGTTATTTTCATCTCCTCTACTCGGTAGTTTCTATTTTGGGTGAAAGCTGTGTGCCCAGTATCCACCTTCATATTTCTTAACTTGAGCATGTCGTTGATCTCATTTTGTTGGCGATGCTTCTCATTTCAACAGGTTATGCGAGATCCCAATGGCATTAGTAGAGGATCGGGATTTGTTGCTTTCTCTACTCCTGAAGAGGCATCCCGAGCTGTAAGTAATTACTTCTCCCCTcagattttgatttaaaaaatttcctggAAGATGACGGTTCTTTTCCAAACCACCTggtttctttctcctttctaATTAGCTCTCTGAGATGCTGGGCAAAATGGTTGTCAGCAAGCCTCTGTATGTTGCACatgcacaaagaaaagaagaccgAAGAGCCAGGTTGCAGGTGTGCTTCCTCCTGATGTCATGCAATTTCTTAAAACTTTTGGTGTATGTAGTATTGATGAATGTCCCGAAATATGATGGGCATCTGAATGTGTTGTGTAggctcaattttctcaaatgaggCCAGTTGCAATGGCGCCAACTATTGCTCCTCGCATGCCATTTTATCCACCTGGAGGTCCAGGTATTGGCCAACAACTATTCTATGGTCAAGCCCCTCCTGCTGTGATGCCTCCCCAGGTAAGTTTCTTCTATATTTAGTTTTCTCCTGGCATACAGTGGGCGATTACATCTGGTTATGTGTTAGTTCCTAACAAAGGTCAATTGCGCTTTGCTTTACTCCAAGTCTCCAACTACTAATCTTGTGGTTAccttttctgcttttttttgttAGCCTGGGTTTGGGTATCAACAGCAGCTTGTTCCTGGTATGAGACCTGGTGCAGCTCCCATGCCAAATTTCCTGGTGCCTATGGTTCAGCAGGGGCAGCAAGGTCAGCGACCTGGTGGAAGACGTGCAGGAGTTGTTCAGCAATCACAGCAGCCAGTCCCAATGATGCAACAACAGGTTGGTACTTTTGCTTTAATGTTTCCTCTAATACATTGTTTGAACATGCATTTTAAGCTTTTTACTCTTTATTTGAATGACAGATGCTTCCGAGGGGACGTGTTTATCGATACCCTCCTGGACGTGGGTTGCCTGACATGTCAGTGCCGGGTGTGGCTGGAGGAATGATACCTATGCCGTATGACATGGGTGGAATGCCATTACGTGATACACCAATCTCTCAGACTGTTCCAATTACAGCTCTGGCTTCTGCCCTAGCAAACGCTAGTCCAGATCAGCAGAGAACGGTAGGAGCGGCGATGCCTTAAATTAATCGACATTTTACGCTTTTTCTCTTCTCCCTGCCCCGACCTAACCACAGATCTAAGCATGGACGCATCCTCTAATAATGTATTGAGCATTAGTTGGCTAGAAAACAAAGATACGTACATGTTCTGCTTTGTTGAGTCGATAAGGGCTAGGTGGTAAGATTCTTTTGAATGTCTCAGTGAATTATTCATGATATGAAAACATGGACAAATGACCTTCTGACCTCCTTATGACGGTACATtgtgcatgtttttttttattattctttttcctggttGTAGGTTATTAGGATGAATATTTCTTCACGTGTCTACTAAAATGACTCTGGACTTGTTATTCATCATGTGTGGGGGAAACTGTTGCAGATGTTAGGCGAGAATCTTTATCCGCTGGTGGAGCAGCTGGAGCCTGATGCAGCAGCCAAAGTCACTGGCATGCTTCTGGAAATGGATCAGACTGAGGTCTTGCATTTGCTGGAGTCTCCAGAAGCCCTGAAGGCAAAAGTGGCTGAAGCAATGGAGGTCCTTAGGAGTGTTGCGCAGCAACAGGCTGGTGGCCCCGCCGATCAGCTGGCATCTCTTTCTTTGAATGACAACCTCGTCTCCTGAGTGCTGGAGATGAGCTTGCGCCTTTTGAGACGCCGGATTTTGAGACTGGTCTATTTGTGGCTTTGAGACTATGGTTGAGTTCCTTTGGTAGGCAGATATAGGGTTTGCTATGTGGGTTATCTCCAGGAGTTTGTGAGGAGTTGAAAGACCTAGAAGATTATTTTGCTCTTATTTTTTgcttgagatttgattttatggGTGTGATTGCACACTTTGTTTTGCTGGATTTATCCTGCTTACATACAATGATCTCCATTCCCAATTAGTCGGGtcctttttgtcaattttgagtTGCTTTTGCCATGGTAGGTAGTTTCAGTAAATTAACCTCTCACTTCGTTATCGTGCGTTGGTCTGGTCAAAGTAGGCGGGTACAAATTTACACATCTTGAGCAACACGAGATAGTTGCATCGAATCTTTCTATTGGAGGGTGGCTCGTCGTCAATCGATGGATATCTTTCCACAACGTGACGACTACTAGAAGATTATTGTGAGGTGAGCATAGTTTGTGGAAGCACGTTTTCACTGGTAGTCGCATTACATGATAATGGTCCATGTCTAGTCTGCTAGTATCCCTAGAGGAGCATCCTTAAGTTCGGTTTGTTCATTcggatttctaatcaaaatagGATTGAGTaggataaaataagaaattcaaagattttATCATCCTCTTTCTAATCAAAATAGGATTGAGTaggataaaataagaaattcaaagattttATCATCCTATTTACTGTTGAGCAGAGGCAATATATGGTTGAGATCATTTTactgaaatatgaaaatgctttagaaattattcaacgATGAGTTAGCTATTGTTGAGCATAAATTTGTGCCATTTGAGTTCGGGCACGACATCAATCGAGCAGACTACATATAATTAAGGGTCTTAACTTGGAGTTGAATCTTTTGAGAATTTAAAGTCGGTTAAGCAGAGGTAAAGCACGACCGAGATTAATTCTGTTTTGCTTAACATCATAATGTTATAGAAATTATTATGCGATGAGCTAGTTGTTGAGCAGAGGTTTGTACAATATGAATTTGAGCACAGCCCATCCCATAGAACCGAGGGTCTTTAACTTAAGAGTCGAATCCTTGAGAATGATCTGTTGGATTTGCTCGTCGTCTTGTCGAGTAAGTAAATAAGTGTTGAACAATGCAataattcaatttcttttcacaAGTTAAAAATGTCATCGAAGATAACTATCTTGAAAGTCGATGATTAACCTTGAGCTCTTAACACATGTCTAGACCCCTTCTGAATGTTGAAAGGGTTAAAAATCAAACGTTCAAAAGGTTGAAGCGATTAAAAAAACGAGACAACATGATCTATATCACGTCAAAGAATGAGATCATGGATATACTCAACTTTGCAGCCAGAGACCCAGCCTAAAGCCGCCAAAGATGTAGCCACTTGACAATTGCCGCTGCTAGATAGGCGTTCCAACACAAAGGAAAGGCGGTGGCTATGGAAAAAATCCTACTATTCTCGAGTCTGCTCTTTTGAGAAATCTTATCTCGATCTATCTCATCTCCTCCCCAAGATATTTTTATCTAGGCTATACCCCCTTCAACCTATCCTAAACAAATACTACCAAACATAGGATATGATAACATATCCTATCATAATTATATCCTAATGATCATACGTAAACTTTAATGGCTTATCAACAGTATGTAATGTTTCCACATGCTTAGGAGTGCCCAATAACGTCAAAAAcctcttcgacccaaaaaaaaaaaagaaagggtcaAAAACATCACCACATTTAA
It encodes the following:
- the LOC115735824 gene encoding polyadenylate-binding protein 2-like, yielding MAQVQAQPQNAMPGVNAGPNQYATTSLYVGDLDFNVTDSQLYDLFNQVGQVVSVRVCRDLTTRRSLGYGYVNYSNPIDAARALEMLNFTPLNDKPIRIMYSQRDPSVRKSGAGNIFIKNLDKGIDQKALHDTFSAFGNILSCKVATDSSGQSKGYGFVQYDNEEAAQKAIEKLNGMLLNDKQVYVGPFLRKQERESAKDRTKFNNVYVKNLAESTTEDELKTVFGEFGPITSVVVMRDMDGKSKCFGFVNFENADDAARSVEALNGKKFDDKEWYVGKAQKKSEREVELKLRFEQSMKEAADKLQGANLYIKNLDDTIDDDKLKELFSPFGTITSCKVMRDPNGISRGSGFVAFSTPEEASRALSEMLGKMVVSKPLYVAHAQRKEDRRARLQAQFSQMRPVAMAPTIAPRMPFYPPGGPGIGQQLFYGQAPPAVMPPQPGFGYQQQLVPGMRPGAAPMPNFLVPMVQQGQQGQRPGGRRAGVVQQSQQPVPMMQQQMLPRGRVYRYPPGRGLPDMSVPGVAGGMIPMPYDMGGMPLRDTPISQTVPITALASALANASPDQQRTMLGENLYPLVEQLEPDAAAKVTGMLLEMDQTEVLHLLESPEALKAKVAEAMEVLRSVAQQQAGGPADQLASLSLNDNLVS